One region of Brachybacterium saurashtrense genomic DNA includes:
- a CDS encoding MerR family transcriptional regulator encodes MGRVAELVGVSVRTLHHWDAIGLVRPGGRTWSGYRLYDAQDVARIHRVLVYRELGLALAEIGRILDDPSVDPREHLRRQRTLLTERIRRLERTARAVDEMIERTTMDTTPPTTQGPTDSTDTPGIGISVEEQARIFGTDWDPAWQDEARERWGDSEVWAQSAARARGRDAAGWQALKDEVDDVETALAAALAGGVVPGSEEANVLAERHRATIARHYDCTHAMQVVLARMYTEDPRFAAHYDQRAEGLGAWLRTVIEENARTHGVDPDTATWQ; translated from the coding sequence GTGGGGCGCGTCGCCGAACTGGTCGGCGTCAGCGTGCGCACCCTGCACCACTGGGACGCGATCGGCCTGGTGCGCCCCGGCGGCCGCACCTGGTCCGGCTACCGGCTGTACGACGCGCAGGACGTGGCCCGGATCCACCGGGTCCTGGTCTATCGAGAGCTCGGTCTGGCGCTCGCGGAGATCGGGCGGATCCTCGACGATCCCTCGGTCGACCCCCGCGAGCACCTGCGCCGCCAGCGGACCCTCCTCACCGAGAGGATCCGCCGACTGGAGAGGACGGCACGCGCCGTCGACGAGATGATCGAGAGGACCACCATGGACACGACACCACCCACCACCCAGGGCCCCACGGACAGCACCGACACCCCGGGCATCGGGATCAGCGTGGAGGAGCAGGCTCGCATCTTCGGCACCGACTGGGACCCCGCCTGGCAGGACGAGGCCCGCGAGCGCTGGGGCGACAGCGAGGTCTGGGCGCAGTCCGCCGCCCGGGCGCGAGGCCGGGACGCCGCCGGGTGGCAGGCCCTGAAGGACGAGGTCGACGACGTCGAGACCGCGCTCGCCGCGGCGCTGGCCGGCGGCGTCGTCCCCGGCAGCGAGGAGGCGAACGTGCTGGCGGAGCGCCATCGCGCCACGATCGCGAGGCACTACGACTGCACGCACGCGATGCAGGTGGTCCTCGCACGGATGTACACCGAGGATCCGCGCTTCGCCGCCCACTACGACCAGCGGGCCGAGGGTCTCGGAGCCTGGCTGCGCACCGTCATCGAGGAGAACGCCCGTACCCACGGTGTGGACCCGGACACCGCGACCTGGCAGTGA
- a CDS encoding nucleoside hydrolase, giving the protein MAFPLLVDCDTGIDDALALAYLACRQDVDVVGLVSSGGNVPAATVHRNNLALTGMLGLDAPVALGADRPLVEPPIFADDTHGPHGLGHAQVPAPARDEDPRSGAQLWVDLARERPGELVGLVLGPHTNLALALEIEPELPRLLRRLHVMGGAIHHRGNTGPTSEWNIAVDPEAAQQVLASFSAAPRRPVLGALQATEAIVFRAPELDRLEHLARRSVHPVARILADAVRFYFEFHEADGFGWTAHVHDPLVTAHAVTGDFAGTRPLAVDVELAGTLTRGQTVGDELGRWGREPNVDLLTEVAAEEFVEHLLATFEAGLD; this is encoded by the coding sequence ATGGCATTCCCTCTCCTGGTCGACTGCGACACCGGCATCGACGACGCTCTCGCCCTCGCCTATCTCGCCTGTCGCCAGGACGTGGACGTGGTGGGCCTCGTCTCCAGCGGCGGGAACGTCCCCGCCGCGACCGTGCACCGAAATAACCTCGCGCTCACGGGCATGCTCGGCCTGGACGCGCCGGTGGCGCTGGGGGCGGATCGCCCGCTGGTGGAGCCGCCGATATTCGCCGACGACACCCACGGCCCTCACGGTCTGGGCCATGCGCAGGTGCCGGCGCCCGCTCGCGACGAGGATCCGCGCTCGGGGGCGCAGCTGTGGGTGGACCTGGCGCGGGAGCGGCCCGGCGAGCTGGTGGGCCTGGTGCTGGGCCCGCACACGAATCTCGCGCTGGCGCTGGAGATCGAGCCGGAGCTGCCGCGGCTGCTGCGCCGCCTGCACGTGATGGGCGGGGCGATCCACCACCGCGGCAACACGGGGCCGACGAGCGAGTGGAACATCGCGGTGGATCCCGAGGCGGCGCAGCAGGTGCTGGCCTCGTTCTCGGCGGCGCCGCGACGTCCGGTGCTGGGCGCGCTGCAGGCCACGGAGGCGATCGTGTTCCGGGCCCCGGAGCTGGACCGGCTCGAACACCTGGCCAGGCGGTCCGTGCACCCGGTCGCGCGGATCCTCGCGGACGCGGTGCGCTTCTACTTCGAGTTCCATGAGGCCGACGGTTTCGGCTGGACGGCGCACGTGCACGACCCGCTGGTCACCGCGCACGCGGTCACCGGGGACTTCGCCGGCACCCGCCCGTTGGCCGTGGACGTCGAGCTGGCGGGCACCCTCACCCGGGGGCAGACCGTGGGCGACGAGCTGGGTCGCTGGGGCCGGGAGCCGAACGTCGATCTGCTCACCGAGGTGGCGGCCGAGGAGTTCGTCGAGCATCTGCTGGCGACCTTCGAGGCCGGCCTGGACTGA
- a CDS encoding MaoC/PaaZ C-terminal domain-containing protein — protein sequence MTTHTTRDPQGDGAEETVKDLSDVPSFPAIYAAALDPRSALGGRRGSRGGATGGTGGAARGTARGTSRTDRRGPVLPRIAYRVRGVRIDAERARDFDHLMGGPATDLVHPGVLHVLAFPVSLALMARRDFPFPLLGLVHLRNQVLQHRPVRVGELVDVECRVRDLRPHRKGRTFEAVSTILGEDGEIIATDVSTYLVRGGAEPSAGEASGTAPTASGGSRARADFVPPRPTGRWHLGADTGRRYAAVSGDVNPIHLSAVSAKAFGFPRAIAHGMYTASRAFTESRVDLSRPLRWDVTFDAPVTLPGSVLVAYADEPGVRSSSGAERGRGAERGRSAVHCVGWRAARGEKPARRCFEVQVTMLDG from the coding sequence ATGACCACGCACACCACACGGGACCCGCAGGGCGACGGGGCGGAGGAGACGGTCAAGGACCTCTCTGACGTCCCCTCCTTCCCCGCGATCTACGCCGCCGCGCTCGACCCCCGCTCGGCGCTCGGCGGCCGGCGCGGCTCCCGCGGCGGCGCGACGGGAGGCACCGGCGGTGCTGCCCGCGGCACTGCCCGTGGGACCTCGCGCACGGACCGGCGCGGCCCGGTGCTGCCCCGGATCGCCTACCGGGTGCGCGGCGTGCGGATCGACGCCGAGCGCGCCCGCGACTTCGACCACCTGATGGGCGGGCCCGCCACCGATCTGGTGCACCCGGGGGTGCTCCACGTGCTCGCTTTCCCGGTCTCGCTCGCGCTGATGGCCCGGCGCGACTTTCCCTTCCCGCTGCTGGGCCTGGTGCACCTGCGCAACCAGGTGCTGCAGCACCGGCCGGTGCGGGTGGGCGAGCTGGTGGACGTCGAGTGCCGGGTGCGGGACCTGCGACCGCATCGCAAGGGGCGCACCTTCGAGGCGGTCTCCACCATCCTCGGCGAGGACGGCGAGATCATCGCCACCGACGTCTCCACCTACCTGGTGCGCGGCGGGGCGGAGCCCTCCGCCGGCGAGGCCTCGGGAACGGCGCCGACGGCGTCCGGCGGCTCCCGCGCCCGCGCGGACTTCGTGCCCCCGCGGCCGACGGGGCGGTGGCACCTCGGGGCGGACACCGGCCGCCGGTACGCGGCGGTCTCCGGGGACGTCAACCCGATCCACCTCTCCGCCGTCTCCGCGAAGGCGTTCGGCTTCCCGCGAGCCATCGCGCACGGGATGTACACCGCCTCGCGCGCCTTCACCGAGTCGCGCGTGGACCTCTCGCGCCCGCTGCGCTGGGACGTCACCTTCGACGCCCCGGTGACTCTGCCCGGCAGCGTCCTCGTCGCCTATGCGGACGAGCCCGGTGTGCGGAGCTCGTCGGGCGCAGAGCGCGGTCGCGGCGCAGAGCGTGGCCGGAGCGCCGTGCACTGCGTGGGGTGGCGTGCCGCCCGCGGCGAGAAGCCCGCGCGGCGCTGCTTCGAGGTGCAGGTGACGATGCTCGACGGCTGA
- a CDS encoding 3-oxoacyl-ACP reductase, with protein MTDAYTRFVRSAPGGALARQLGLPRPARLRRREGRPEPVLGPVVVLGDSAGADAIAHLLLEEGTDVRRRFEELRSVGSVILVMDELAAPSELGPLVLPLAGAMRSLAPGARVVTISRPAGAEEPARDAARGGVEGFLRSLAHEMRGGATANGVLVEDGVALDAPGVLGALRFFLSARSAFVTGQFLTVSSAAGGETENRSLPLAGRTALVTGAARGIGAAIARTLAADGARVVVLDVPGAGTELSRLANELRAVPIQLDVISDGAGERLVAFLRERGLTLDAVVLNAGITRDKLLANMTPERWDPVLAVNISSQIALTEALLEAGDVLGEAPRVVSLASTSGIAGNRGQTNYAASKAGVMAFVDALAARLEAVGGTANAVAPGFIETEMTAKIPAVTREIARRMNSLQQGGLPVDVAEAIAFLCSAEAGGIRGETLRVCGQNLVGR; from the coding sequence ATGACCGATGCCTACACCCGCTTCGTCCGCTCCGCCCCCGGCGGCGCCCTCGCCAGGCAGCTGGGGCTGCCCCGTCCCGCCCGCCTGCGCCGCCGGGAGGGCCGCCCCGAGCCGGTGCTCGGCCCCGTCGTGGTGCTCGGCGACTCCGCCGGCGCCGACGCGATCGCGCACCTGCTCCTCGAGGAGGGGACGGACGTGCGCCGCCGCTTCGAGGAGCTGCGCAGCGTGGGCTCGGTGATCCTGGTGATGGACGAGCTCGCCGCCCCGTCGGAGCTCGGCCCGCTGGTGCTGCCCCTGGCCGGCGCGATGCGCAGCCTCGCCCCCGGGGCGCGCGTGGTGACGATCTCCCGCCCGGCCGGGGCGGAGGAGCCCGCCCGGGACGCGGCCCGCGGCGGCGTGGAGGGCTTCCTGCGCTCCCTCGCCCACGAGATGCGCGGCGGCGCGACCGCCAACGGCGTGCTCGTCGAGGACGGCGTGGCGCTCGACGCCCCCGGCGTGCTGGGGGCCCTGCGGTTCTTCCTCTCCGCCCGCAGCGCCTTCGTCACCGGCCAGTTCCTCACCGTCTCCTCCGCCGCCGGCGGCGAGACCGAGAATCGCTCCCTGCCGCTGGCCGGGCGCACCGCGCTGGTGACCGGGGCGGCGCGCGGTATCGGCGCGGCGATCGCCCGCACCCTCGCGGCCGACGGGGCGCGGGTGGTGGTGCTCGACGTGCCGGGCGCCGGCACGGAGCTGTCGCGCCTCGCGAACGAGCTGCGCGCGGTGCCGATCCAGCTCGACGTCATCTCCGACGGGGCCGGGGAGCGGCTGGTGGCCTTCCTGCGCGAACGGGGCCTCACCCTCGACGCGGTGGTGCTGAACGCGGGGATCACCCGCGACAAGCTGCTGGCCAACATGACCCCCGAGCGCTGGGACCCCGTGCTCGCGGTGAACATCTCCAGCCAGATCGCGCTCACCGAGGCGCTCCTCGAGGCCGGGGACGTGCTGGGCGAGGCGCCGCGCGTGGTCTCCCTGGCCTCCACCAGCGGCATCGCCGGCAACCGCGGCCAGACCAACTACGCCGCGTCCAAGGCCGGGGTGATGGCATTCGTGGACGCGCTGGCCGCGCGCCTCGAGGCCGTCGGCGGCACCGCCAACGCCGTCGCCCCGGGATTCATCGAGACCGAGATGACCGCGAAGATCCCCGCCGTGACCCGCGAGATCGCCCGGCGCATGAACTCCCTGCAGCAGGGCGGCCTGCCGGTGGACGTCGCCGAAGCGATCGCCTTCCTGTGCTCCGCCGAGGCCGGCGGCATCCGCGGCGAGACGCTGCGGGTGTGCGGCCAGAACCTGGTGGGTCGGTGA
- a CDS encoding acetyl-CoA C-acetyltransferase — MTHPDAPRDALILGGNRLPFARSGGPYAGISNQDLLTAALEGLVARYGLQGEKLGEVAGGAVLKLAGDLNLTRESALGTPLDPRTPAVDMSKACATSLETVLHVSNRIRLGQIDSGIACGVDSASDSPIEVTPRLRRILHRAFAAKTPMQRVKALSALRPADLAPVPPRNGEPRTGLSMGEHQALTTAQWGISRQAQDELALASHQKLGAAYDAGFLDDLVTGYRGLARDQNLRPDSTLEKLASLKPVFGVKSPEVAEPSMTAGNSTPLSDGASSVLMGSADWAAEHGLTPLARVVDARSAAVDFAHGDEGLLMAPAYAVPELLDANGLTLQDLDLYEIHEAFASTVLTTLKAWEDEEFCRTRLGRDGALGAIDREKLNVTGSSLAAGHPFAATGGRIVATLAKLLHQRAQETGQVQRGLISVCAAAGQGTVMLLESVA, encoded by the coding sequence GTGACCCACCCCGACGCCCCGCGCGACGCCCTGATCCTGGGCGGCAACCGCCTCCCCTTCGCCCGCTCGGGCGGCCCCTACGCGGGCATCTCCAACCAGGACCTCCTCACCGCGGCGCTCGAGGGCCTGGTGGCCCGGTACGGCCTGCAGGGCGAGAAGCTGGGCGAGGTCGCCGGCGGCGCCGTGCTGAAGCTCGCCGGGGACCTCAACCTCACTCGCGAGAGCGCGCTGGGCACCCCGCTGGATCCCCGCACTCCCGCGGTGGACATGTCCAAGGCCTGCGCCACCAGCCTCGAGACCGTCCTGCACGTCTCCAACCGGATCCGCCTGGGACAGATCGACTCCGGCATCGCCTGCGGCGTGGACTCCGCCTCCGACTCCCCGATCGAGGTCACCCCGCGGCTGCGCCGCATCCTGCACCGCGCCTTCGCCGCGAAGACCCCGATGCAGCGCGTCAAGGCCCTCTCCGCGCTGCGTCCGGCGGACCTCGCCCCGGTCCCGCCCCGCAACGGCGAGCCCCGCACGGGCCTGTCCATGGGCGAGCACCAGGCGCTGACCACCGCCCAGTGGGGCATCTCCCGCCAGGCCCAGGACGAGCTCGCACTCGCCTCCCACCAGAAGCTCGGCGCCGCGTACGACGCCGGATTCCTCGACGACCTCGTCACCGGATACCGCGGCCTGGCCCGCGACCAGAACCTGCGCCCCGACTCCACCCTCGAGAAGCTCGCGTCGCTCAAGCCCGTGTTCGGCGTGAAGTCCCCGGAGGTCGCCGAGCCGTCCATGACCGCCGGCAACTCCACCCCGCTCTCCGACGGCGCCTCCTCGGTGCTGATGGGCAGCGCGGACTGGGCCGCGGAGCACGGGCTCACCCCGCTGGCCCGCGTGGTCGACGCCCGCAGCGCCGCCGTCGACTTCGCGCACGGGGACGAGGGCCTGCTGATGGCCCCGGCCTACGCGGTCCCCGAGCTGCTGGACGCCAACGGCCTCACCCTGCAGGACCTCGATCTCTACGAGATCCACGAGGCCTTCGCCTCCACCGTGCTCACCACGCTGAAGGCCTGGGAGGACGAGGAGTTCTGCCGCACCCGGCTGGGTCGCGACGGCGCCCTGGGCGCCATCGACCGCGAGAAGCTCAACGTCACCGGCTCCTCGCTCGCCGCCGGCCACCCCTTCGCCGCGACCGGCGGGCGGATCGTCGCCACCCTTGCCAAGCTCCTGCACCAGCGGGCGCAGGAGACGGGCCAGGTGCAGCGCGGCCTGATCTCGGTGTGCGCCGCCGCCGGGCAGGGCACCGTGATGCTGCTCGAGTCCGTGGCGTGA
- a CDS encoding TetR/AcrR family transcriptional regulator, with product MNATTQAPVDGRSARWARHRAERRAELLDVARHLIHEQGPDVTMEDIAAASGTSKSIVYRYFEDKAHLQRALGRSILSTMHGKLLEEMCTLEARLGREAGADERIHAMIRAYVETAQRSPGVYRFVTRPSDGLNHFLAAVSRLVATFLPEEVPAPQVWAHGAVGFVERAVDTWMTAQDAAARAAADGSGPAAPSPDLSAPDATAPDATTPDPTDSDVPLPGTGTEAAPAPLTADQLVTHLVTWLMKGLHA from the coding sequence GTGAACGCGACGACGCAAGCCCCCGTGGACGGCCGCTCGGCCCGCTGGGCCCGCCACCGGGCCGAGAGACGCGCCGAGCTGCTGGACGTGGCCCGGCACCTCATCCATGAGCAGGGGCCGGACGTGACGATGGAGGACATCGCCGCCGCCTCCGGCACCTCGAAGTCCATCGTCTACCGCTACTTCGAGGACAAGGCGCACCTCCAGCGCGCGCTGGGCCGCAGCATCCTTTCCACGATGCACGGCAAGCTGCTGGAGGAGATGTGTACCCTCGAGGCCCGCCTGGGCCGCGAGGCGGGCGCCGACGAGCGCATCCACGCGATGATCCGCGCCTACGTGGAGACCGCGCAGCGCTCCCCCGGCGTGTACCGCTTCGTGACCCGGCCCAGCGACGGGCTGAACCACTTCCTCGCCGCGGTGTCGCGACTGGTCGCGACGTTCCTGCCCGAGGAGGTCCCCGCGCCGCAGGTGTGGGCGCACGGCGCCGTCGGCTTCGTGGAGCGGGCGGTGGACACCTGGATGACCGCGCAGGACGCCGCCGCGCGCGCGGCGGCCGACGGGTCCGGCCCCGCAGCTCCCTCGCCCGACCTGTCCGCGCCCGACGCGACCGCGCCCGACGCGACCACGCCCGACCCGACCGATTCCGACGTTCCCCTCCCCGGGACCGGCACCGAGGCCGCTCCCGCACCGCTCACCGCCGATCAGCTGGTCACCCATCTGGTCACCTGGCTCATGAAGGGACTGCACGCATGA
- a CDS encoding acyl-CoA dehydrogenase yields MTTDSRTHTPTAPRSAASADEAASPTPTGPIPVPPGGAPRLDVELVSEALLGRWAETRRDARERAARPEMHRPLDASVAEHRERVFGQLQTLAEEQVSLPMLPEHLGGPNDNGANVAGFEELVVADPSLQIKAGVQWGLFTSAIVQLGDEEQQKAWVPSAMSLETPGAFAMTEIGHGSDVQSLATTATFDPEGGKDGEWVIHTPFRAAWKDYLGNAAIHARAATVFARLITNGVDHGVHCFYVPVRDAEGNLLPGVASEDDGEKGGLNGIDNGRLAFDHVRVPRRNLLNRYGDVAPDGTYSSPIESPGRRFFTMIGTLVQGRVSLDGSAIRASQLALHIAITYATQRRQFTAADPTRETVLMDYQAHLHRLLPKLAATYAGAFAHEQLLQAFDDVFSGREDTPEAREDLETLAATLKPTSTRLALDTIQECREACGGSGFMAENQLVGLHQDLDVYATFEGDNTILLQLVAKRLLSDYTSELKNVDRAGIGRFIAQRAEVLAKRHTPWARLGQSVADRGNARRAFDSMRQAEFQEEMLADRARIKVEEVALALRGAARMSPADAAAEVNKHQVEMLDAARAHADLVRWRAFTAGIETLEEEGSKAVLTDVRDLFGLTAINDDLAWFLLSGMISTQRGRQIEGDLRRLLWRLRPHVLDLVAAFDIRPGHVRAPIALGGEQQRQDEAAAYFRAQRARNDAPVSEKALRDRAKKAARARR; encoded by the coding sequence ATGACCACCGATTCCCGCACCCACACCCCCACCGCCCCGCGCTCCGCCGCGAGCGCCGACGAGGCCGCCTCCCCCACCCCGACCGGGCCGATCCCGGTCCCGCCCGGCGGTGCGCCCCGCCTCGACGTCGAGCTCGTCTCCGAGGCGCTGCTGGGCCGCTGGGCCGAGACCCGCCGCGACGCCCGTGAACGCGCCGCACGGCCGGAGATGCACCGCCCGCTCGACGCCAGCGTCGCCGAGCACCGCGAGCGGGTCTTCGGCCAGCTGCAGACCCTCGCCGAGGAGCAGGTCTCCCTGCCGATGCTGCCCGAGCACCTCGGGGGCCCCAATGACAACGGCGCGAACGTCGCGGGCTTCGAGGAGCTCGTAGTCGCCGATCCGTCCCTGCAGATCAAGGCCGGCGTGCAGTGGGGACTGTTCACCTCCGCGATCGTGCAGCTGGGCGACGAGGAGCAGCAGAAGGCCTGGGTGCCGAGCGCCATGAGCCTCGAGACCCCCGGCGCCTTCGCGATGACCGAGATCGGCCACGGCTCCGACGTGCAGTCCCTCGCCACCACCGCCACCTTCGATCCCGAGGGCGGGAAGGACGGCGAGTGGGTGATCCACACCCCGTTCCGCGCCGCCTGGAAGGACTACCTGGGCAACGCCGCGATCCACGCCCGTGCCGCGACCGTGTTCGCGCGCCTGATCACGAACGGCGTGGACCACGGCGTGCACTGCTTCTACGTGCCCGTGCGCGATGCGGAGGGGAATCTGCTGCCGGGCGTGGCGAGCGAGGACGACGGCGAGAAGGGCGGCCTGAACGGCATCGACAACGGCCGCCTCGCCTTCGACCACGTGCGCGTGCCGCGCCGGAATCTGCTGAACCGCTACGGGGACGTGGCGCCGGACGGCACCTACTCCTCCCCCATCGAGTCCCCCGGGCGTCGCTTCTTCACCATGATCGGCACCCTGGTGCAGGGGCGGGTCTCCCTGGACGGCTCCGCGATCCGCGCCAGCCAGCTCGCGTTGCACATCGCGATCACCTACGCCACCCAGCGCCGCCAGTTCACCGCCGCCGATCCCACCCGGGAGACGGTGCTGATGGACTACCAGGCGCACCTGCACCGCCTGCTGCCCAAGCTCGCCGCCACCTATGCCGGGGCCTTCGCCCACGAGCAGCTGCTGCAGGCGTTCGACGACGTGTTCTCCGGCCGGGAGGACACCCCGGAGGCGCGCGAGGACCTCGAGACCCTCGCCGCCACCCTCAAGCCCACCTCCACCCGGCTCGCCCTGGACACCATCCAGGAGTGCCGCGAGGCGTGCGGCGGCTCCGGCTTCATGGCCGAGAACCAGCTGGTGGGCCTGCACCAGGACCTCGACGTGTACGCCACCTTCGAGGGCGACAACACGATCCTGCTGCAGCTGGTGGCCAAGCGCCTGCTCTCCGACTACACCTCCGAGCTGAAGAACGTGGACCGCGCCGGGATCGGCCGCTTCATCGCCCAGCGCGCCGAGGTGCTCGCCAAGCGCCACACCCCGTGGGCGCGGCTGGGCCAGAGCGTCGCCGACCGCGGCAACGCCCGGCGCGCCTTCGACTCGATGCGCCAGGCCGAGTTCCAGGAGGAGATGCTCGCCGACCGCGCGCGCATCAAGGTGGAGGAGGTGGCGCTCGCGCTGCGCGGCGCGGCCCGCATGAGCCCGGCCGACGCCGCCGCCGAGGTCAACAAGCACCAGGTGGAGATGCTCGACGCGGCCCGCGCGCACGCCGACCTGGTGCGCTGGCGGGCCTTCACCGCCGGGATCGAGACGCTCGAGGAGGAGGGTTCGAAGGCGGTGCTCACCGACGTGCGGGACCTGTTCGGGCTCACCGCGATCAACGACGACCTCGCCTGGTTCCTGCTCAGCGGGATGATCTCCACCCAGCGCGGCCGCCAGATCGAGGGCGACCTGCGCCGTCTGCTGTGGCGCCTGCGGCCGCACGTGCTGGACCTGGTCGCGGCCTTCGACATCCGGCCCGGCCACGTGCGCGCCCCGATCGCGCTGGGCGGCGAGCAGCAGCGGCAGGACGAGGCCGCCGCGTACTTCCGCGCCCAGCGGGCCCGCAATGACGCGCCGGTGAGCGAGAAGGCGCTGCGGGACCGCGCGAAGAAGGCGGCCCGCGCGCGTCGCTGA
- the purL gene encoding phosphoribosylformylglycinamidine synthase subunit PurL has translation MTAENVSSSPRGRSADVDTVEHAAATPEQAQPFAELGLKEDEYASIRELLGRRPTNAELAMYSVMWSEHCSYKSSKKHLRTFGKHTTDAMREKLLVGMGENAGVVDIGDGWAVTFKVESHNHPSYVEPYQGAATGVGGIVRDIISMGARPVAVMDQLRFGAIDHPDTARVVHGVVSGVGGYGNSLGLPNLGGETVFDAAYQSNPLVNALALGVMRHEDIHLASATGAGNKVVLFGARTGGDGIGGASILASETFEEDGPVKRPSVQVGDPFMEKVLIECCLELFAAGTVEGIQDLGAAGISCATSELAANGGSGMHIHLEEVLLRDPSLNAGEILMSESQERMMAVVSPEKLAEFQAIAAKWDVEAAVIGEVTGDGRLTIDHHGVRIVDVDPATVAVDSPVYDRPYARPDWQDALQADAAEALPRPAGAEEIAAQLRTLIASPTLASKGWITDQYDRYVGGNTALAMPDDAGVLRIDEATGRGIALATDANGLYTKLDPRTGAQLALAEAYRNVATAGATPLAITDCLNFGSPEDPGPMWQLVEAIGGLAEACETLEVPVTGGNVSLYNSTGEPGRIDSAIHPTPVVGVLGVFEDVSRRVPSGWQDEGQAVLLLGATAEELSGSAWADVIHQHLGGLPPRVDLEKERALATVLIASSQQGLASAAHDLSEGGLAQALVESTTRFGVGAHVDLAALRERDGVDLASALFSESQARALVAVPAAQEEALTALAAEHGVPVLRLGTTGGEALTLAGVGEFAVSELRELREGTLPRYFG, from the coding sequence ATGACCGCTGAGAACGTCTCCTCCTCCCCCCGCGGCCGGTCGGCGGACGTCGACACCGTCGAGCACGCCGCCGCCACCCCCGAGCAGGCCCAGCCCTTCGCGGAGCTCGGGCTCAAGGAGGACGAGTACGCCTCCATCCGCGAGCTGCTGGGCCGCCGGCCCACCAACGCGGAGCTCGCCATGTACTCGGTGATGTGGTCCGAGCACTGCTCGTACAAGTCCTCCAAGAAGCACCTGCGCACCTTCGGGAAGCACACCACCGACGCGATGCGCGAGAAGCTCCTGGTCGGGATGGGCGAGAACGCGGGCGTGGTGGACATCGGCGACGGCTGGGCGGTGACCTTCAAGGTCGAGTCCCACAACCACCCCTCCTACGTCGAGCCCTACCAGGGAGCGGCCACGGGGGTGGGCGGCATCGTGCGCGACATCATCTCGATGGGCGCCCGTCCTGTCGCGGTGATGGACCAGCTGCGCTTCGGCGCGATCGACCACCCCGACACCGCCCGCGTGGTGCACGGCGTGGTCTCCGGCGTGGGCGGCTACGGCAACTCCCTGGGCCTGCCGAACCTGGGCGGCGAGACGGTGTTCGACGCCGCCTACCAGTCCAATCCGCTGGTGAACGCCCTGGCGCTGGGCGTGATGCGGCACGAGGACATCCACCTCGCCTCCGCCACCGGCGCCGGCAACAAGGTGGTGCTGTTCGGCGCCCGCACCGGCGGGGACGGCATCGGCGGCGCCTCGATCCTCGCCTCGGAGACCTTCGAGGAGGACGGCCCCGTCAAGCGGCCCAGCGTGCAGGTGGGCGACCCCTTCATGGAGAAGGTGCTCATCGAGTGCTGCCTCGAGCTGTTCGCGGCGGGCACCGTCGAGGGCATCCAGGATCTCGGTGCCGCGGGGATCTCCTGCGCCACCAGCGAGCTGGCCGCCAACGGCGGCTCCGGCATGCACATCCACCTCGAGGAGGTGCTGCTGCGGGACCCCAGCCTCAACGCCGGCGAGATCCTCATGAGCGAGTCGCAGGAGCGCATGATGGCGGTGGTGAGCCCGGAGAAGCTCGCCGAGTTCCAGGCCATCGCCGCCAAGTGGGACGTCGAGGCCGCGGTGATCGGCGAGGTGACCGGCGACGGCCGCCTCACCATCGATCACCACGGCGTGCGGATCGTGGACGTGGATCCCGCGACCGTGGCGGTGGACTCCCCCGTCTACGACCGCCCCTACGCGCGGCCGGACTGGCAGGACGCCCTCCAGGCCGACGCCGCCGAGGCGCTCCCCCGGCCCGCCGGCGCCGAGGAGATCGCCGCCCAGCTCCGCACCCTCATCGCCTCCCCCACCCTCGCCTCGAAGGGCTGGATCACCGACCAGTACGACCGCTACGTGGGCGGCAACACGGCGCTGGCGATGCCGGACGACGCCGGCGTGCTGCGCATCGACGAGGCCACCGGGCGCGGCATCGCCCTCGCCACCGACGCGAACGGCCTGTACACGAAGCTCGACCCCCGCACCGGCGCGCAGCTCGCGCTCGCGGAGGCGTATCGCAACGTCGCCACCGCCGGGGCCACGCCCCTGGCGATCACGGACTGCCTGAACTTCGGCTCCCCGGAGGACCCGGGCCCGATGTGGCAGCTGGTCGAGGCGATCGGCGGGCTCGCCGAGGCCTGCGAGACCCTCGAGGTGCCCGTCACCGGCGGCAACGTCTCCCTGTACAACTCCACCGGCGAGCCGGGCCGGATCGACTCCGCGATCCACCCCACCCCCGTGGTGGGCGTGCTGGGCGTGTTCGAGGACGTCTCGCGCCGCGTCCCCTCCGGCTGGCAGGACGAGGGCCAGGCGGTGCTGCTGCTGGGCGCGACCGCCGAGGAGCTCTCCGGCTCCGCCTGGGCCGACGTGATCCACCAGCACCTCGGCGGGCTGCCCCCGCGCGTGGACCTCGAGAAGGAGCGCGCCCTCGCGACCGTGCTGATCGCCTCCTCGCAGCAGGGCCTCGCGAGCGCCGCCCACGACCTCTCCGAGGGCGGCCTCGCCCAGGCGCTGGTGGAGTCGACCACGCGCTTCGGGGTCGGTGCGCACGTGGACCTCGCCGCGCTGCGCGAGCGCGACGGCGTGGACCTCGCCTCCGCGCTGTTCTCCGAGTCGCAGGCGCGTGCGCTGGTCGCCGTGCCCGCCGCGCAGGAGGAGGCGCTGACCGCCCTCGCCGCCGAGCACGGCGTGCCCGTGCTGCGCCTGGGCACCACCGGCGGGGAGGCGCTCACGCTCGCGGGCGTGGGCGAGTTCGCCGTCTCCGAGCTGCGGGAGCTGCGGGAGGGCACCCTGCCGCGGTACTTCGGCTGA